The region AACTGTAAGAATGCATCGCGCCAAAGCGAAAACCGAGCACAAACTACCGAGGTGATAACGTTAGTGTTTTCAGAGTCGAGCTGCTCCAATGATAAAACATCACCAGGGAGAGATTCAGCCTCTCTGGCTGCGAAAGACCAATATGGCTCCTATGCTGCCGAGAGAAAAGTTCAACCActgcaggagcagaggaaaACGTGCTGCGCTAAAGACATAAAAATTGCTCCCATTTTCTTACGAACACCAAGGCAGAGCCAGAGTAAAGGGAGCAGCGGTGGTAAGTTGGATCCGCCtgtggagaagctgcagaaacCAGTGGCTCCTCATCAGCGTGATGATTTGCGAGGGGTGGAAAGTCAGCATCGGTTGTCAGCATCCACAGTATCTCACCTGACACAGAAAGGAGGGGTTATTCCGTCTACCAGGAGAGGACAGCTGTCACCCTCATCTCTGCACAGATGTCTGGAAGAAATCCAAACATCCAATCCAGCATTTCCTGTTCAAGCAGTGTTCAGCACTTTGCAGAAGAAAGCAAGTGAAAGCCTGCAGGACTGTGGATCCGCAGGTGAGACTGATCAACAGTCTGTTAACAGACTGACTGTCCACCACTTAAGatgctcctctctcctgtccaaAGCAGACAGCTCTCTGCACCCACGCTCCCTACAGAACCATTTAGAAGTGAAGAGGAAACGAGGAGATGAAAACTCTGACAGGGTGTCCAAGCGTCTGAGGTGTGGCCTCACTGCAGAAGGTGCCGTTGGTTTGGGTCAATGTCACCTCCAGGGTTTCCAGGAAAGTATTGTCCTCCCTGCGAAGAAGCAGCCCAGGAGCAGTAAGCTGAGCCGCACTCACAGACTGAGGTATCAGAGTGGAAGCTTAGCGGGTCTGGTGAACGACTGTGAGCTGAACTCTGAATGGACAAATGACACCAAATCTGACGGCCAGTTACCTTTAACCCATGATATTCTCCTTAGAGGTACACCTTCTCATACACTGATGCCTTCGTATTCCTAAGGCATATTTTTTGTGTCCTtttaataacataaaataaactttttttttccttttttgtctaGAAAAATCCAGTTTTGAGGATGTTCTCTGGACAGACAAGTACAGTCCTCAGCATTCAAGTGAAGTCATTGGTAACTCTGTCTCAGTGAACAAACTGCACAGGTGAGTTTTGTTTGTTAGCTCTCTAATACTTTTACTGATATATTGGACTTGAGATCAGTGTAAGcacaactttttcttttgatttctgtCTGGAATTCAGTTGGCTGAAGAAATGGAAAGTAAGAGCTGACTgcgaagagaggagaaaagaggaggaaaggaaagatgaCGATAACACCAATGGTATGCCCTGGCATTTGTCACGCGTTGATATCTCCGCTCACGGGgcagattttaaatgcaagtTCTAATGAGCCATGACCAAACATTTGTCACAAGCCTGCTTATTTTCCCCATATCCACATGACCAGAGTTTTGTTTTAATGACCGGGGATTTCCATTGGTGGGATTTTTTTGGTTGGGGAAAAATGAACGACTGTCCTTCTGTGCAGACTCGTGGGACTGTGGAGACTTCCAAGGTGAGGCTGGGCCAGAAGACGACAGAGAGGATCCGCTGTGTAACACAATGCTGATAACGGGACCTCCAGGCGTGGGAAAGACTGCCTCAGTGTATGCCTGCGCTCAGGAGCTTGGCTTCAAGGTTGGATTTTTTAATGAACAGCTTCAACATCTTTCATTACATGTTGATAAAGGCTGATAATTGCATCCATATTTATATCTTTAAATATAACTATGCCAAGGAAATCATCATTTCCACCAAACATTTTTTCTTGGTTGGGTGAAAAGTCTCACCACTGAGAATAAGAACATTAGCATGTTTCAGTACCTTGAGATAAAACCATGGATTTGTGAGATGATCCTTTCTTCATAATATTGTGGCCTTTGAGGACGTTTTCTGTTCTATACATAAATATGTTACTCAAAGATGAGTAGCTTACTTTCATTTCCATCCGTGCTCATGCTTTTGTAGCTCATTGAAATTACGACtcctttcacttttcttttgcttcagAGAAGATCAAGAGTCTGAGATTACTCTCAAAAATTATGACACTGCGTATCCTAAATGAAATCCAGTCAAAAGggcacatttaaaatgaattacttGGCTAATAATGATATTTCGTGGCCCTTAAAACGACCAAATCACATGATTTTTCACCAGGTCCTGGTCCGCTTTCTTGACAAGTAATCATTTGGATGTCGTACATAAGCAAAAGcaatcatcatttcatttttcttttccttttcaatcAAAGGTGTTTGAGGTGAACTGCTCCTCACAGCGCAGTGGCCGCCACGTTCTGTCCCAGCTAAAGGAGGCTACCCAGTCCCACCTAGTGGAGACGTCGGGCAAGGACCCACTGAAACCAGCTTACTTCAACaactacaacagcagcagctgcactcCTAAACCCGAGACTATACCTGGTAGGAGATGACTTATAAAGATGgggtcattcattcattcattaaaatgtcCCTCCTTCAACAATGATTGTGCTTTTGAAAAACTTACAAAGTCTCAAGTTTATGGAAATATATCTGGAGACAGTGGTGGAGCCCTCAATATTATATTACTTATTTTACAGGCATTTgtatccttctttttttttttttaacaggaaaacCAGTGCCTCCCAAAAATGTCATCTCTACCTCAAAAAAGAGGGCAATGCTGAATATTGGCCGCTCAAGTCGCAAAGGAAAAGCTAATCCAGCCACAGTCACTTTGGCCAACTACTTTAAGATGAAGGCCAAAGCAGATCACTTACACTTTCGTGGCCTGTCGCCATCTGAGAAACCAGACAGCAAGAAATCGGGTAACCCATCACCAGGCTGTGATCAAATAGTGACGCAGCGCAAAAAGACAGCCACGTCACTCATTCTGTTTGAAGAGGTAAACTGTTTGGCAACCCATCACTGTAAGACCTATAATTTAATGGACACGAGAGCGCGCATAAGTATGTTTGGTCTGGGCTGATCCGTTTGCAACTGTCTGCTCCCACAGGTTGATGTCATATTTGACGACGATGTTGGTTTCCTCGCAGCCATCAAGGCTTTCATGACAACCACTAAAAGACCAGTCATTCTGACCACCAATGGTAATCGCACACACTGTGTAATTTTGAACAGAATAACATCTGAAGGCAAGTTGTGATGGAAAGTAAATGTCGTCTTTAGATCCCATGTTCAGAGAGAGATTCAACTGCAGCTTGGAGGAAATCATTTTCAAAACCCCATCAGCGGTAAGTCGAACTTTTATCTCTGCATTCTTGTACAGCTTCAGTGTGTAATGCATGTAAGGAGTTCCACACTTTCCTTGTATGCTtgcgtgaaaaaaaaaaaccctccatcTGTTCAAAGGTGAACGTCTGTAGCTACCTGCGGCTGGTGTGTTTGGTTGAGAATGTGCGACTGGAGTTGGATGACGTTCGCAGCCTCCTCAGACTCACCTGTGGTGACGTCAGacgctgcctgctgcagctgcagctctgggtGCACAGTGGTGGAGGACGGGCATCTCAGATTGGAGGCTTGTCTGAAGAGCCCACTCACTTACAGTGTAAGTTCCTCTAAATAAATCACAATCAGTCCCCCTTATAGATGTGGATTTTGTGACTATATACTTTTAAGGCCAGATTTACAAGAATTTTCTCCATTTCCTAATCTAGGCTCATATGCTGCTGACGGAGGAGACAATTTAGACTCCAGTCTCCCTCCATACGACACAGGCTGCACTGCCAGCATGTTAGGTCTCCACCCTGTGACCCAAAACCAACTGCTGAACCTTTTAAAGGCAAGTATTCATATCTCTACACAAACCTCACAAGCTTGTCTCCAAAGAAAAATGAACTATGTCATTAATTTATATTTGATTCTTCAGTGTCAGCATTGGTCTGAGACAGACATGCACAAGCTCCTGAGGCTCTTAGCTGAGGGCTGGAGAGGAGGTGTGCCTCTTCTCTACACCAACCTGGAGCTCCTTCTACCCACCGGCGCGAAGGGATCTTCAGTCCAGTACCTGGACAAGGTGACTCGTTCTGGGCTGCAGAGCGAGCTGGCATCCTCTGACACCGATCCCAGCTTCCAGCAGATCAAACGAAATGTCAGTCCAAAGCCATCAGCGACCAACAGCAAATCTGTTCGGAAAATCTCCAGGCTTAGTAGAAGGAAATATATCGCACCACTGTTTGACACCACATCATCTTCCACTTTGACACACGAACCTCAAATTACCTCATTACCATTAAGAGGGGCTCGTTCAAGACTCCCTAGTTTAAGtgacaaaactgaacaaatatcTGCCAAAGTGGCAAACGGCTGTTTAGATGCCCTGACTGACTTCTTTGACCTCATGTCGTACCTTGACGTCACACTGCCAGCTTCAGCCATGCTTGTTTCAGGCTCGTGCAGACCTGAGGACAGGTTTGTCTGGACAGGAGCGGAGATAAAGGACGGCTTGTTGGATGAGATGAGCGAGGGGGAGGACCGGAGCTGGAGCCAGGAAAGGCTGGTGGATATTCAGGCCGCTGCTGAAGGCTTGGGGTGTCACATATGTTGGTGGCGAGTGTCTGAGGCGTGGACCAAAGCCCAAAAATACAGGCAGGAACTGGATGACAAAAAGTGGGAGAGGCTGGTGGAGAAACTGACGTTCCCTGCTTCCTCCAAACAACAGAGCCTCCGATTTAGTTTTCAACCTCTGCGTGCACCAAGGTGAGGGTGTTCTCCATCTCAACTCCTGATCTCAAATACTGATTCAGACTGATTTTCAGGAGATGAGATACACAGATGcattgaaatgttttaaaaaaaaatgtgactgagTATTTTCCATCTatgcatttattttcaaaaacaattGTTTACCTTATTTTTCTAGAGGAGCCAAAAcagaaatgtcttgttttttcacCATGTTACACTTGTGCCTCTCCCTCCAGTGTGACCCAAAGGAGGTACGAGCTGAGCAGGAAGGTGCTCAGCAGTAAATCTTTCAGCCTGCTGGGGAACAGACAAGCTGTCAGTGTCGACTACATGCCGGTCCTCCGCTCCATCTGTCGCCTTCAGAGAGCACAGCGACAGAAAGAGGAGCCAGTCAGGTGAGCCAGACACAACACGCGTTTAAATTCACGTTCACTCAGAGAGGTCTACCGTTCAAATACTGAAGATTTCACACTTAATGGGCTACTATTAAGTATTAATAAGTTATTAAGTAAAATCCAATTTGATTTCCATTATAATGAAGCCAGTAACATCAGGTGTGACAGTGGAAGGCAGATGATGGTAGCTGTATTTTTGTCCCACTGCTTCATTATGCAATTACCATTAGTTTCTTGCTGGATTAAATAATGTTAGTTAAAAGTGTTATACCTCAATTTGACTAGTTAATGTGCAGTCAATAAAAGTTATTATTTGCAGCCAAAATTCAAATGATTTATCCCTGCAATAGGTGTCTGAACCACCTCAGCAGTGTGCCCCTGGGCCTGACAAAGTCAACTATTCAACTCCTGGCAGAAGATTTCTCTTAGGGAAAAATCTGTAAAGACTGCCTCACCTTACCCCTGTCTATTTATTTTACTGAGCATTCATTTTACTGAATACTGTTAACCACATGAATTTTACACAAGTGAGATGtgaaatcatgttttatttacatgtaaGTGCAACCATGacgagtaaaataaaaatgtatatttttttataaattagCTTGATCTTGTAATTCTTTTAGGCGTCTCCAAATCTGCTTGACATCAGCCAGTTTGACTGTTCACATATAGACATGGGTTGCTGATGagaatcgtgtgtgtgtgtgtgtgtgtatctgtgtgtgtttatatatatatatatatatatgtgtgtgtgtgtgtgtgtgtgtgtgtgtgtgtatgtatatgttgttttgttttttttaaattgtaaaaaGTTATTGCATTAAGTCTAACACGCACCAACTTGAATGAAAGTCCTCAGACAACAGAGGACGGTGTACAGTAATTAGTTTGTACAAGTGTCCAAACAAGATCAACAGCAGAAGTAACAAAACACCATAGCAACCATCATGCTTAGCatcccgaaaaaaaaaaaccaaacagtacTGAGTGTTTTATGTAACCATAACAATATTCAGTACTTTAAATATGCCATCAACCACCACCATATCTGTTCAGGGGTACAAAAGGGCTCAGAATGCCACTTAGGAGGTTTGTCTTAGAGGATGTAGTGCATGGTCGGGGCATGAGATCAGTCCAGGTGGCGGCTAACTGGAGGATTCACTGAGCAGCTCGTAAAAAGCTACAGCCTGGAGAAGAGCATCACAgagttcctctcctcctcttctgctcccCATTTGGAAGGAGTTTCTATACTTGACCAGCAGCTCTTGTGGAAAGTTTATCCTGGGAAACTTCTGTGTCACAGACTCAGTCATCAGCTGCCGGACTGTCTGTGCCCCGCTCGTCCGACACTCGCCCACTATTAGTCCAAAATGGCGTCCCACAGCAATTCGCATCATGTTCAAAACTCtgcaaaggaagaaagaaattaaGGAGGGGATTTTTGTGTCAAGACATTGCATGTACACTCACTAAGTGTTCAAGCTTAAAACTGCACACTTCACCAGACAGAAGccacaaaaaaagtgacaacGCTGAAGCTTTTTCCCCACCTGGGAGGAAGGTTAGACTCTGGTGCTGAGTTTCTGGGCTCCAGCATAGCAAACAGCATGGCCTCCACTGCCCTCATGTGTGCCATGATGGGGAACAGAGCAGTGTTCTGGACTGAGATGGAGGATTTCTCTATAATGTAGAAGTCAGCAGAAGGAAGGAGCGACACGACTGCAGAAACCTGTTgccagtagaaaaaaaaattacaagtgGGTTTAGATTTTCTGTTGTGAGTTCCACCCAAATGTTAGTTACACagggaaaaacacaacatcGTTGAACTAGTAGTTTATAATTTCAATAGCAGCATGTACTCTGGTATTCATACTCACATCATTCAAGTAAGCAGAAGCCATGTATGTGCCTCTCAAGAAATTAGGACATTCCATCTGTTTCCAATCCAGTAA is a window of Toxotes jaculatrix isolate fToxJac2 chromosome 4, fToxJac2.pri, whole genome shotgun sequence DNA encoding:
- the atad5b gene encoding ATPase family AAA domain-containing protein 5b; amino-acid sequence: MRNKLRRSKNCKNASRQSENRAQTTEVITLVFSESSCSNDKTSPGRDSASLAAKDQYGSYAAERKVQPLQEQRKTCCAKDIKIAPIFLRTPRQSQSKGSSGGKLDPPVEKLQKPVAPHQRDDLRGVESQHRLSASTVSHLTQKGGVIPSTRRGQLSPSSLHRCLEEIQTSNPAFPVQAVFSTLQKKASESLQDCGSAGETDQQSVNRLTVHHLRCSSLLSKADSSLHPRSLQNHLEVKRKRGDENSDRVSKRLRCGLTAEGAVGLGQCHLQGFQESIVLPAKKQPRSSKLSRTHRLRYQSGSLAGLVNDCELNSEWTNDTKSDGQLPLTHDILLREKSSFEDVLWTDKYSPQHSSEVIGNSVSVNKLHSWLKKWKVRADCEERRKEEERKDDDNTNDSWDCGDFQGEAGPEDDREDPLCNTMLITGPPGVGKTASVYACAQELGFKVFEVNCSSQRSGRHVLSQLKEATQSHLVETSGKDPLKPAYFNNYNSSSCTPKPETIPGKPVPPKNVISTSKKRAMLNIGRSSRKGKANPATVTLANYFKMKAKADHLHFRGLSPSEKPDSKKSGNPSPGCDQIVTQRKKTATSLILFEEVDVIFDDDVGFLAAIKAFMTTTKRPVILTTNDPMFRERFNCSLEEIIFKTPSAVNVCSYLRLVCLVENVRLELDDVRSLLRLTCGDVRRCLLQLQLWVHSGGGRASQIGGLSEEPTHLQCSYAADGGDNLDSSLPPYDTGCTASMLGLHPVTQNQLLNLLKCQHWSETDMHKLLRLLAEGWRGGVPLLYTNLELLLPTGAKGSSVQYLDKVTRSGLQSELASSDTDPSFQQIKRNVSPKPSATNSKSVRKISRLSRRKYIAPLFDTTSSSTLTHEPQITSLPLRGARSRLPSLSDKTEQISAKVANGCLDALTDFFDLMSYLDVTLPASAMLVSGSCRPEDRFVWTGAEIKDGLLDEMSEGEDRSWSQERLVDIQAAAEGLGCHICWWRVSEAWTKAQKYRQELDDKKWERLVEKLTFPASSKQQSLRFSFQPLRAPSVTQRRYELSRKVLSSKSFSLLGNRQAVSVDYMPVLRSICRLQRAQRQKEEPVRCLNHLSSVPLGLTKSTIQLLAEDFS